In Helianthus annuus cultivar XRQ/B chromosome 9, HanXRQr2.0-SUNRISE, whole genome shotgun sequence, the following are encoded in one genomic region:
- the LOC110875294 gene encoding extensin-like, which produces MPPRLRGRGKGPMRGGPSSAGPSHRHTPSASFSTSDSRDMWGQPFEPARHSVSLSSSPSFHPSFGPFAPNEPEHSHHSDQSHHSHESYPSHNSLQSLSFHHSESPYSPRQFNPADYVNDFLAYNPLGPEDHFSQEMEMDDDLDPEMQIGTPGHPISISSGSPFLGSPYNGPDSFQERMGTYDWYFTRSYHSSPAQPPLEDPQLQAVSPPPLPVEEPPQQPPQPPPEPPRRRRNARMSVRGGPRFSSPRGSSSYPPIPEDPQSGGPSNAAPEVNPPQASYAPPMPPVGFDNPNPTYPGSSGYNPYGDPSGYPLGYGTHDPYLTAAQYHHLYPSTYPPMPPTDYPIQGYQYPPYQPPPPQQLQQQTQEILERLDKVEHKTKKNKERHNSFMKGLANLIKGKKK; this is translated from the coding sequence ATGCCTCCAAGACTAAGAGGACGTGGCAAGGGTCCCATGCGTGGAGGACCGTCATCTGCTGGGCCATCGCACAGACACACTCCATCGGCGTCTTTTTCCACCTCCGACTCCCGCGATATGTGGGGTCAACCTTTCGAGCCGGCAAGACACTCAGTCTCGCTCAGCTCTTCGCCATCTTTTCATCCGTCTTTCGGACCATTTGCTCCAAATGAGCCCGAACACTCTCACCATTCGGATCAATCTCACCATTCGCATGAATCTTACCCATCGCATAACTCTTTGCAatctctttcatttcatcattcCGAATCCCCCTACTCTCCGAGACAGTTTAACCCAGCTGACTACGTTAACGACTTTCTCGCCTACAACCCGTTGGGCCCTGAGGACCATTTCTCTCAGGAAATGGAGATGGATGATGACCTCGACCCGGAAATGCAAATAGGAACCCCGGGCCACCCTATCAGCATATCTAGTGGGTCTCCGTTTCTAGGATCCCCATACAATGGGCCTGACTCCTTCCAGGAGAGAATGGGTACCTATGATTGGTATTTTACCCGTTCTTACCATAGCTCTCCAGCCCAACCGCCTTTGGAAGATCCTCAACTCCAAGctgtctcaccaccaccacttccgGTGGAAGAACCACCACAGCAGCCACCACAGCCACCTCCCGAGCCTCCGAGGCGAAGGAGGAATGCACGCATGTCCGTACGAGGAGGACCCCGTTTTAGTTCTCCTCGTGGTTCGAGTTCCTATCCCCCTATTCCAGAGGACCCCCAGTCGGGTGGACCCTCAAACGCGGCTCCGGAGGTTAATCCTCCGCAAGCTTCTTATGCACCACCTATGCCGCCTGTAGGATTTGATAACCCAAATCCGACGTACCCAGGTTCTTCTGGGTATAATCCTTATGGAGACCCATCGGGATATCCATTGGGCTACGGAACTCATGACCCATATCTTACGGCTGCGCAGTATCACCACCTTTATCCTTCTACTTACCCTCCTATGCCTCCAACTGACTACCCGATTCAGGGTTATCAGTATCCTCCGTACCAGCCACCTCCTCCTCAGCAACTACAGCAACAAACACAGGAGATCCTAGAGAGGTTGGATAAGGTCGAACATAAGACCAAGAAGAACAAGGAAAGGCACAACAGCTTTATGAAGGGTCTTGCGAACCTTATCAAGGGGAAGAAAAAGTAG